GATGATTTTGTCAGTCAATGCGGATAATTTACTTGTTGAACAACATGCCCACTATAAGTTTCAATTGATTATCCTTGAATATACTACACACCATTTCCATAATGGCGCAATTTTGTCTATCAATAATGTCACTCTATTGATGCATGTAGGTAAAAATAAGCTAACTAATGTTCTTCTTTTTCAAGGAAAAAGAGAATTCATTGTATGTATAATTCCTCACTCGACCTAAGTGGAGCACATGAATATTACAACAAAACTCTCATTCCTAAGATGTTTTAACTCTCTAGAGATTACAAAGGCTTAATAATTTATCTTCAAGCGATGTACCCACATTTTCCTTGTATGGTCATCAACAATGTTTTGAAAGTATTTGAATTTTGACACTAGGAGCCACCTATCCACACAAAGCAATGTGCACTCAATCTAATACACCAATCAAGTGACGAATACCCAAGTTGAAGGGAGCTTGATCTTGTTTAAAAAAAAACAAGTTGAGAAAAGATAAACCACCATATTAACTGAGAGAAGGCCTCTTGCAATGTCTTGTCAACTAAGAGTGAGAAAATAGCCAATGCTTAGATAACCATATCTCTAGTGCCACTGAGTGACAAAATTATCAACCTTGAATCTCAGTTCTTGATTAGCATGGTGGAGAACATCAAGTTCACATCTCATGCCAACTCTAAAAGAACATGTAACAATCTCTAAATTATTCAATGTCATgaacaaaacaaaaaatttctcCAATTTTCCTTTCAAATTAAACTTTCAATTTGTAATCCAATAGTTTGAATTGATGAGAAAAAAGTTCATGAATTTAGCAACATAAAGAATTTTTATAAATTTACAACAATACATACAAATTGTAATATGATGTCAACTAAAACTTGAATATTAAAGGTGGTGTCATCTCAAGATTAATTGGTTCACTATTAGAGATATGGTTCAATTTGACAAACAAATAATTTTGTCTAATCATGATCTTTGTAACACTTGAGTCTACATACCATATGGACTCCTTATGCCTCTAGGTATCATTCACATACTTTTCATTTGGAGAGTTGTCTTTAACAATATCTCCATATTGTGGTGTGGTATTCATTTTCTTCCAATGTGAAGCCTTCATCACACCTTATGATGGTTCTTGTGGCTTCTTATTGTTAGAAGACTCATTCATAAATGAGTTGTACCAAGAATTCTTCAATATGTGCCCACTCTTACCATTGCTATgacatttcttctataaataagaGTGGTTCCCCTATTTGTCGCTACTTGGGGTGTCTATTGGTATATGCATAGGCTATTTGCCTTCTAGGTTTGAGACTAAGACGCTATTCTCATTGTTATGGTCTTTGTAGATGAATCGATCTTGTTGCAACATATTCATAGTTTATTTGAACATGGATTTCTAATTGGAGATGTTTAAGAATGTCATAAAGACATCGTATGGAGATGGAAACACTCTTAAGACAATGCGTACAAGAGAATATCTAAAACTCATACCAAGTGAGCAACTCAACAACCATTTAAGGAAGGGTTCAACTTTTTCACCACTTTTCAGCTTTAAGTAAAGAATTTGACTTTGCAAGTGTTGAATTTAGTTTTGATTATTTGCCTCAAATGATTTGCACCTTGTCCCATGCATCATATATGAGACTAGGCCAAATCCAATTTACCAAACTTGTCCCATACATCATATATGAGACTAGGTCTCATCCAATTAACCAAACTCAAAAATCAACTTGGCTTGACATTCTAAGTTAGTGGCTTGGCATTCTGAGTTAGCACTGTCAAATTTTCATTGCTGCTCAATCTTTGTTTGGTGATGGTAGGTCAATGACTAGCCCTAAGTTTGCAAACTCAAGATGAGTTTTGACTTCAATTTTCTAGGTGGAACAATTATTTTCTCAAAATTTGGGAATCTAGAAATTAAATTCTTGGGGCACTAATAGCCATAATACTACGCAATTGTTTATTTGTCCACCatacttgaaattttttttaaCAATGCATTATAAAATACATTAATATTTAAAAAGTAATTAATTTTCACACACCATAAGGATTGAAAATGACCTCTCTAGAAGATGTTTAGCAAAGCTGATAAGCTTATCTTCACAAATTTTCATCATGAAATTCAGCCCAAATCATAAGATATTGAGTTAATTCCATTCTAAACCAGCTTAATAAAAATTGTTGTCTTAAAGACCATAGAAAGTGTACTAAAACATTTTAAGTAGATGTGTTACATTATCATTTGATATATCTtaattaaattttagtgaaaaaatcCTATATCAAATTAATTCaactcaaaaaaatttaaaaatgaaatttatCATTTGATATATCTTAATAAAATTTTAGTGAAAAAATCCTATATCAAATTAATTcaactcaaaaacatttaaaaattaaattaaatttcaaattttattatattCTTGTACTGAATTTTCAAAATTTAGAATGTTATTAAAAATTCAAGTTAAAAACATTTTGCTTTCTAAGAGAAGGATATCAGTAATCATTATAACTAACTTTGCACAACCTAAGTTCCTAAATGACacattggattttgatgtttttgttttttgttttctttttatgtGACTTAGGAGCTTAAAGCTATTGTTCCAACTTTTGGGTAGCTATAAAGAATATGGGATGATTTGTTATATGCACAAAGGTCAAAATGTGATCATTTAGAGGTGACACTTGATACCTACTTATAAATGCCCCAATAACCATGTGCTACAACCACTTCAAACATTTGCACAATTAATCCAATACATACTCCTCTAATAACTATTTTGACCAATATGTGTGCACAAATGTCCCAATAACCGTGTGCTATGaataccaataaagttgcacaactcatttaattaaatattgaaatTTTAACTACAAGAGGTACAAATGGGTCACTATTAGTACATGTGAAATATTTATTGAACTTGTAATTATCATTTTTTATAGTTGGTAATTAAAAAATTGAACGAGCAAGGAGCAATTGATTATCAAAACATGGGCAGTAAATGGACCCCTACTACTAACATACTTAAATGCCCTTGTATCACTACATAGGTCATTGGATCTACTATGCATGCTGCCACTATTCTCTCTTTCCAAACAATTATTTAttgtatttataattatttatgttgACTTTGTTATTGCATAAGTGTGTTCCTCAAACAATCTAAGGCCAACAAATGTCATTTGAGAATGCTTTGGAACTGCTTCCACTGATATGTGATCAGTAATGTTGGAAATATTAGAAGAGTAATCTAATACAATTAATCAATTaggattttaatatatttaaactaATCAAGGTGTAACATAAAACAATATACCAAATTTGAAATAAAGAATTACAATATGTAAAGAATCTAACTACATATGTAGCAACACTATTAACTAGAGAACATGGCTTGACACCATCTCCAATGTGGTTTATTGTATGATGTTGATAgatctaggggaagagcaccaatagttgagcatgtaccaattgttgtgagggttgttgataccttttgttccaaaaattgaacaaataaaacctattgtttgaaacataaaatatcaatttttgttaggaaatgtaccaatagtcgttaggaaatgtaccaatagttgttaggaaatgtactaatattgtaaaaagtaaccaatcaagtgatgtcatatcagctgcacaactattggggcctcttttgcacgcctattggtctcactttctttttgggttgttttggacactttggcaaaaaacatgctgatgtggcagcatacttgatgatgtggcgttgaaagcttagttataagcagaggacttgccaagtaagctactgtaaaaaattgagagtgatttgaaatttccacgtaagatttgaGAAAcgcaaagttagggtgctcaactgcTGATGCTTTTCCCCTAGTGTGCATGCAATGCAAAGCAAAGTTGTAAGAGCCATACATGTTGAACAGTAACTGTCAGTATTGGTTTTAGAAAAAGCTGAAGATTCCATTTAGTGAAAATGACCCCAAAAAATGGTTTCATTTGGTAAAAAAGGCCTGTGCATTTGTCCCATAATTCAGATTTTTCGACCTTCATTTTTATCTATAGACCATTTTCAACTTTCCTATACTCGCACGAGCCAAGTTTGCTGAGCCATTTATTTATGTGCATCCTCCGCATTGACCTTGCCCACCTAATAacaaaaaccttttaagtactatTGAGTAGAATCAAATTCTCTCATAAAAAGCCATTATAAGATAATGCAAAACCTCTATTGAGGTAGGCATTTGTACCATTTGCTTTAAAAACATGAAAAATGCTAAGTGAAAAAACACATATGAGAACGTTTTTATAGTTTATATGCTTCACCCTTGTTCCATCTGGACATGGTAACATGGACCATTAAGAATATATGGCTTCCCTTCCTGTTTCATTACATGAGGCAATATGCACCATCTATAATATATATAGCTTCTACCATTTCTATTTTTCGTTTTTACAAAATCCTCCAGGGGCTTTCAAAATAATGTAGTGGCAAATACCATAAGAGATTCTGTTTTACTCTGGCAGTTTTTTTCTCTAATCAGTTGGTTCACCAGCCAACAAAAATGCTTAAATTTTACTCAGACTTCTTGTTTCAAGTTGTCTCACTTTGCTTTCAAATGCAAGGGTCTCAATGAGCAGGCTAAAACCAGATTGCTATTGGACAAATTAAACTTCAAATTCTCATGCTACACAACGAAACCTCTGTTCTGTCCAGTTGTAAAGATCCTTTAAATTCAGAATGCAAGCCTCTTATATGTTAAGATATTGTCTATGATTATGTTAAGAGGTCTGTTTTCAGCTGAAAACTTGAATTGATTTGCTGCCATTCTACGTTGTTATAAATTGTGCCCTGTATAAATGTCTGAATAGTTGTTATTACTGCTGGTTGTGGGCTATTTAGTTGTTCTTGCTGCTGCTTTATTTGACAGCTGTTTTTGATATTGATGGCAACCTCTTTACCGcctctttgaaatatttttcattcttgcATTGGTTTCAATTAAAACAAAAAAAGTATAGGGGCTTTAGTAATTGGTTGTTGCATCGAGCACTGGAAGATAGCAATGACAGACAtaaatttagttttaaaatataAATGGAAAAGAGACTTTGATTTACAAAAAATTAAAGACAGGGTTGCACAGATTTTACTTAGCGATCATTAACCCCACACTGCAGATTTTGCTTTATTGCATAAGAAAGAAATGACATACTTTTTGGCACATCAAGAAGTTCAACTGAAGGAGGAAGATGCTTGCAGCATCCAAAGAGATTGGCATTTCATCAGTTACTGCTGGTGCATAAATTACCTCCAGCAGCAAGTGGTTAGCTCTTCACAAAGAAACTGATTTAACTCTAAGTTGCAGAATCAGAATTGGGTACAGTATGTCAGTATGACATTTTTTTTGGCTGGGTACATCGAgacaaaaatcaaataaacatcataaaatataaatatttgcaGCCTGAAACATTAATTGAGTTCAAAATACCACATATCatgcatatgctaaacaaaactacCATGAATATTACAAATACAATTTACTAATTTGACATCAATTTGTCAAACTGGAATGTTATGATAGATATTCATCATTCAATATTAAAATAATCCAATCACTAATTAGCATCATATTCTCCCTTTATTCTCATTGAATTAGCACCGGTTGATAGTGAAGCCAACAAGAGAGTTGGCAGAATCTACATGCACTTGCACACCTTGCTGCTTATTATTGCCTATGATAGACAGACTGCTTGCTGTGTGTGCAAAATCCAGGGAAAATGTCCACATGTTATCCACAGGAATCAGATAGTTTTCAACTGGGAGAATCAAAATGGTCCCGTTGGGAATATGAAAACTTGCAGTAGGTATGTTTACAGTTTGGCAGCCAGCGAGGTCATAGCATGTGTTGAAAATGAATATGCCTTTGACTCACAGAAGATGTCAGGGGGTCAGCAGGAAGGCATCTCTTATGGCTTTGTAAGTATCCAGCAGCGTCATGACAATGCCCACGTCCACTATCACACCACCCTACCTGCCCTCATCGAACTCAAAGACCTCCTGCAGAAGAGAAATGAGCAACCTACCAATGCTGATGGCTGTCGGTGGGTCATGATAAAATGTAACGAGTCACAGAAGTTACAGAAGTGAAACAAGGATGGACGTGGACTTGCTTTGGAATTGCCTTGACACACCTGGAATTGCCCAAGTTTGATTCCAAATGATTCTGGCTTTAAACATTTCATGCCCTGACCAAATCCACAGATAATTCGGTTCTGATTCCAATTCCTATACATTTCATGGCCCGAATATCAGGGTTTAAAGTCAATTCAATAACTTACGATTAACTTGATATAGGGTGTCTTCATATTCAACTAGTTGTTTCATACGCAGTTCTTTAGTTGTTTCCATAGCTGTAGAAACCTTAGGTTTCAGGGGAATAAATAAATGTCTAGTACATTGCTGACAGGGGTTTGTGGGAGAACAAGTTGATTTAGTAAAGTTGAGGAATTTAACAAAACAGATAGGGGAATAAAGTTGATGTTGACAAACCCGCAGATGAAACCAAGGCTGGAATTTGATCTAATAGTAAACACTTTTCTTCTGTATACATCATTTAAGTGTAAAAATGAAAACAGGAGAACTCTGATAACAAAGAAATTCGAAGCCTCATATTTCAGAAAACAAAGCGAGATCTCTTCTCACATGGATCTACCACATGGGAATTTACTTCCTTCTCAAAGGAGTTCCTCAACAATCCAGGAGACTAAATTCGGTGGCATTGGTTCTGGTACTAGTATTGACTATCAGTCGAAGGGCCCTATTTTCATGTTGCATGAAACTGGTCTTAATAAGTCTCAAGAGTGCCTTTCAATGAGGAAATTACATTCCACTCGTTGTGCGTTCAAACAAAGGCTCAAGGCATCGTTGGAAAGGGCGTAGCATAATAAAATGGTTTCACAAGGATGCATATATCAAGATAGTGCacttgatgaagatgaaaaggtgatCATGTTTATGGCATCTGCACTTCGAGAAGTAAGTCGTTTTCTTGTTCAAAATATTCTATTCACTATTTTCAATCAGGTTCAGTTCTATGTCAGACAAAGATGAGCATATAACCATTAGATTTCTGCCAACCAGACAGATTAGGTGTTTCAATATGAACCTGCTGCTGGAATGTAATCTCAATTAGAGGGATCCATGCAGAAAATTGATCAGCTGATATAACCCATTCAAGACATGTGACATTGATTAAGAAAGTAACGCACTGGAACAGAGAAAGCAAAACAGTCTTACCCAAATTGAATGTTTATACTCTTCATCTACATAAAGTAAATAGATGTACAATGGGTGTACTTTTCATTTGCATGGAAtaaatgttgagacatggaccagctaggactcgaaccttccatacgctactggagtgctctaccactgagctactggcccctcttggaccagtccatcattggtccgggtgtggcttatttccaacaccaacaccccccttaagccacacctctcgtgtgcttggggctcgtagcctggacctggctctgataccatgttgagacatggaccagctaggactcgaacctagggccttccatacactgctggagtgctctaccactgagctactggcccctctttgaccagtccatcgttggtccgggtgtggcttatttccaacaccaattcTGAGATCTTCATGAAGTAAGACATAACTGAATCTTCCTTTGCCATTTTAATATGAAGtgattgttggtgttggaaataagccacactcggaccgacgatggactggtccaagaggggccaatagctcagtggtagagcactccagcagcgcatggaaggtcctaggttcgaatcctagctggtccatgtatcaacatggtatcagagccaggtccaggctaggagccccaagcacacgagaggtgtggcttaagggggggtgttggtgttggaaatgagccacacccggaccgacgatggactggtccaagaggggccagtagctcagtggtagagcactccagcagcatatggaaggtcctaggttcgagtcctagctggtccatgtctcaacaaccaGCCCTaaagcggattccaatgttgccattggcaattggaatccgcctccCTGGTTATAAACAACAATAAATATATGTACAATGGGAGTATCTAATTGCAAATTGAAGCtaaaaaaaccaaattaaaaagAAGCAAACCTTTAGATAAAATCTAAAACTGAAACCTGAAAGGTAATAGATAAATCTAAAAGagtcaatctcatcatcacccaaGTAAGATTTCCTCCCACTGTCAATCATCCAGAATTCAGATTACCCTCCCATCATTCCTCAACCCGAGGAATGCTTCAGATAATGATCAACCACAATTCTTAGGAACATGAACGCTAACCTGACTATTGGAAGTGAAAGTGAAATTCAACTGAGTCGGAGCTGTAAAGGGACAGAAGCTACGGCAAAAACATAAGAGATTGAACAGTTGACAAGAATCATGTTGCATACTCAATCAGGAACGTCTAAGTTTTATAAATGATTATATATTATATGGCTAAAGATGGTAATTGGAAACTAAAGAGAAAGCCATCCAAAGAGGATATTTTTTTCAAACCGGGAATATATAATATGAACTTTGGGGTGTTCAATTTTTGTGACCAATCCAAGCGTGTCCTTTTAATGGTGAAATCGGTCCTTAGCTCCAAGAGGCCATTTTCAAACATAGGTCCTAGCCACATCCATATTTGAAAAGTTTCTGAATAGGTCCTAGGATTGCAAGAAAATACACCCTAAAGAAGTGTATCTTCGAACCTGTTACAAAGTTAGCCTGTAAAATCATGTTACTAAGTTCTGAAACTTTgacattgaaaaagaaatcatttcacAAAAATATTGACCCATATTCATATTTAGCAGATGTGGCATTATATAGGCTGAAATTCATTTGAGAAACCATAGCAACTGCATCATATAACATCAGGTATGGTGGTAATAGAGAATTGACACCTGCTAAGAGATGCAGAAACAACAGAAAACTTAAGCTTGCAACAAGATGCAGGTTGAGTAGTTTACAGACGCCCAGATGATCCATGCTCCCTTGAAATTGAAATCTCTTACGGATTTCGCATTTTAGCACTTAGAGAAACTTTGATACCCATTCTTGCTTCTAGAAATGCAAACAAATATCCCCATTGTTAAAATTGATCATGGTTAAAATTTTGCTCTCGGGAACCGTTGACCACATTCAAATATGCCAATACTTCAATTTTATAATTAGCATAACGATTTCGGGAATGGTCAACTACGAGCATGTCTGACCTGCTTGACCTGTATACTTAGGCATCGTTTACAAAGCCCATTCTAAGTATCCAGGTCACTCACCAATCTACAATGGAGTTTAGATCAATAAATTCATGTAATGGTGTGCAAGAAAAGGCCTTCCATCCTGCTGCTGAAAAAGGCATTATAATCAAGTAGTAGCCAAACCCAGAAATCATAGCCTGACAAGCAGCGCAGAATAGTGCATTTCACTGGAAAAGCAAAATCAACGCtcttcttccaatattctctgAAGCATTTCAGGGACCTTGAGTAACTTCCTCTCTTTACAAACAGACATTATGAGGCAATTCCAAGTACCTTCAGCAGGAGCAAAACCTCTGTCTACTAAACTAGTAAGTGTCTCTGTCAGGTCGTACACTCTGCCTGCATTTGCAAGACCATCAAGCAATGCATTTGAGGTATCAAAATGAGGCATGAAGCCTCTCTTGAACATCTCTTCCAGAACCTCCAGACCTTTCTTGAGTTCCCCTTGCTTACAGAGATAATCAAGAATAATCCTATAGGTTGCCTTATTTGGAGTACATCCACAAGATGACATCTCATCTAGGACCGTGAAAGCCTCCTCAAATTTACAAGCCCTACAGAACCCTCCAATCAGTATATTATAAGTAACATAATCTGGCATGCACCCGCCTTCCCTCATTTTCACCAACATTCTCTTGCCTTCCTCAAGCCTACCCGCTTTGCAAAAACCATCAATCAAAATCGTATAAGACACTGCATCAGGCGAGCAATTGGCagctttcatttcatcaaaaatctCAGAAGCCTCCTCTAACCTCCCATCCTGGCACAGCCCCTTCATAACAGATGTAAAATTCACCAAATTAGGTTTACACCCATTCCTCTTCATGAAATCAAAAATCTTCTTAGCCCCATTGACATCCCCTTTCCCACAAAACCCATTAATTAAAACATCATAAGCCTGAGCATCGGCGTCAATTCCCTTCTCCAACATTTCCTCAAAAACCCTAAAAGCTTCCTTTAACTTCCCCACCCGGCAAAGGCCACCCATCAAAGTAGAATAAGTAATAACATTAGGAGCACACATGGTCTTCTCCATTCTATCCAAAATCTCAAACGCCTTATCAATATTCCCATGCTTGCAATGAAATTTCATAAAAGTGTTAAAAATACAAGCATTGGGAACCAACCTCATATTTTCCATACCCGCAAAGACTTCCTCGGCCAAATCTAGATGGCCCCCTTCAACCAACAGGTTAAACAGAGTACCCAAAGCCTTCATCGAGGGTTTGCAGTTAAAATCCTTAATACTGTAGAACGTCTCGATTGATTTTTCCGGCATTGCGGCCATGCAATAAAGCTTCATTAAATTGATAAAAAGGCCCTCGTAGACTCTACAGCCGTGGATTGACATTTGCTGCATAAGTTTTTCGACCGCTTTGAATTTTTTCTCGCGGCCAAGTTTGTTGATAATAACATTGTATGTTGCGTGGTTGTGGTAAAATCCCGTCTGTTTTGCGGCGCTGTTGAAGATGTTGAGG
This genomic stretch from Cryptomeria japonica chromosome 8, Sugi_1.0, whole genome shotgun sequence harbors:
- the LOC131048415 gene encoding pentatricopeptide repeat-containing protein At5g18475 gives rise to the protein MKTRLLCRRFSSTPWISPLQFVSGSQGASKSQNLEPRRAENNVQLSRKPRYVRHVDVVNSILAEPDLQRSLNIFNSAAKQTGFYHNHATYNVIINKLGREKKFKAVEKLMQQMSIHGCRVYEGLFINLMKLYCMAAMPEKSIETFYSIKDFNCKPSMKALGTLFNLLVEGGHLDLAEEVFAGMENMRLVPNACIFNTFMKFHCKHGNIDKAFEILDRMEKTMCAPNVITYSTLMGGLCRVGKLKEAFRVFEEMLEKGIDADAQAYDVLINGFCGKGDVNGAKKIFDFMKRNGCKPNLVNFTSVMKGLCQDGRLEEASEIFDEMKAANCSPDAVSYTILIDGFCKAGRLEEGKRMLVKMREGGCMPDYVTYNILIGGFCRACKFEEAFTVLDEMSSCGCTPNKATYRIILDYLCKQGELKKGLEVLEEMFKRGFMPHFDTSNALLDGLANAGRVYDLTETLTSLVDRGFAPAEGTWNCLIMSVCKERKLLKVPEMLQRILEEER